One Halobacterium zhouii genomic region harbors:
- a CDS encoding HalOD1 output domain-containing protein → MTEYHQHTFDPTADSVSDELVHAVAEFDDAEPTELTILANVVDPDALDALFQSRRNGPSRDTTGEVVFTYDDHPVEITFDGSIFIGAEESGDD, encoded by the coding sequence GTGACAGAGTACCACCAGCACACCTTCGACCCGACAGCGGATTCCGTGAGTGACGAACTCGTTCACGCTGTCGCCGAGTTCGACGATGCGGAGCCGACGGAGTTGACGATTCTCGCGAACGTGGTCGACCCGGACGCCCTCGACGCGCTGTTCCAGTCGCGTCGGAATGGCCCGTCGCGTGACACCACCGGGGAGGTCGTGTTCACGTACGACGACCACCCGGTCGAAATCACGTTCGACGGCTCGATATTTATCGGCGCCGAGGAGTCCGGAGACGACTGA
- a CDS encoding acyltransferase: protein MPRASEPPPVPTRHDRLDRHPTTGEGNSLWQWTDAKHPLRVALNYVVVVLARISPSLRVKNWLLSTIGVTVGERVTWGLESTPDVFWPERVTVHDDAIVGYDATLLCHEFLQDEYRTGDVVVGERAMIGAGAIVLPGVRIGADAQVAANSLVADDVPEGATVAGVPAEPVERE from the coding sequence ATGCCGCGGGCGAGCGAACCGCCACCCGTGCCGACGCGCCACGACCGACTCGACCGCCACCCGACGACGGGCGAGGGGAACTCCCTCTGGCAGTGGACCGACGCCAAACACCCGCTTCGCGTCGCGCTCAACTACGTCGTCGTGGTGCTCGCGCGGATCTCACCGAGTCTCCGCGTGAAGAACTGGCTGCTATCGACTATCGGCGTCACCGTCGGCGAGCGCGTCACCTGGGGCCTCGAATCAACGCCCGACGTCTTCTGGCCCGAACGCGTCACCGTCCACGACGACGCCATCGTCGGCTACGACGCCACCCTGCTCTGCCACGAGTTCCTCCAGGACGAGTACCGCACCGGCGACGTCGTCGTCGGCGAGCGCGCGATGATCGGCGCGGGCGCAATCGTGCTCCCCGGCGTCCGCATCGGCGCGGACGCCCAGGTCGCCGCGAACTCCCTCGTCGCCGACGACGTGCCCGAGGGGGCGACCGTCGCGGGCGTCCCCGCCGAACCCGTCGAACGGGAGTGA
- a CDS encoding mechanosensitive ion channel family protein, translated as MPVDFGWLPDTDFRFVLASVVFFTGLVLGYLVGRVNERVFYALGVDEAVEGTSIERMAREIGSSTVALAARLTSWIIYVVSALIALEVAELSGAIGVWYELAGFLPSFVVAVMVLLLGVLAGDKAELVVHEWLRSVKVPAVAVLPRIVKYTVIFVAVLVALSQVGVEVGALVGLLFAYLGAVILFTLVATRHLLTSAAAGVYLLLQQPYGIGDRVAIGDHEGIVQEVDVFVTRVEDDDHEYVVPNHLVFRRGVVLVRE; from the coding sequence ATGCCCGTGGACTTCGGCTGGCTCCCCGACACCGACTTCCGGTTCGTGCTCGCGTCCGTGGTGTTCTTCACGGGTCTGGTACTCGGCTACCTCGTCGGTCGCGTGAACGAGCGCGTGTTCTACGCACTCGGCGTCGACGAGGCCGTGGAGGGGACGAGCATCGAGCGGATGGCCCGCGAGATCGGGTCCTCGACGGTCGCGCTCGCGGCCCGGTTGACGTCCTGGATCATCTACGTTGTGTCCGCGCTCATCGCCCTCGAGGTGGCGGAACTCTCGGGCGCCATCGGGGTGTGGTACGAACTCGCGGGCTTCCTGCCGTCGTTCGTCGTCGCGGTCATGGTGTTGTTACTCGGCGTGCTCGCCGGCGACAAGGCGGAACTGGTGGTGCACGAGTGGCTGCGGAGCGTGAAGGTGCCCGCAGTCGCCGTGCTTCCGCGCATCGTGAAGTACACCGTCATTTTCGTCGCGGTGCTCGTCGCGCTCTCGCAGGTTGGCGTGGAGGTGGGCGCGCTCGTCGGATTGTTGTTCGCGTACCTCGGTGCGGTCATCCTGTTCACGCTGGTGGCGACCCGGCACCTGCTCACGTCGGCGGCTGCGGGCGTCTATCTTCTGCTCCAGCAGCCCTACGGCATCGGTGACCGGGTCGCAATCGGTGACCACGAGGGAATCGTCCAGGAAGTGGACGTGTTCGTGACGCGCGTCGAGGACGACGACCACGAGTACGTCGTCCCGAACCATCTGGTGTTCCGCCGCGGCGTCGTGCTGGTGCGGGAATGA
- the dacZ gene encoding diadenylate cyclase DacZ has protein sequence MARPADLLDDILDDIDALFLFSPSGSYYERAQAIDGVDVVVVSPENTVSADRFVELPVEFKDVRERIRFGVEGALSEGVVEDGDDVACAAPLLGENIDMVVRTTVDESAHSGIYNLFAHSRADPGVIRDVFEVAIELGKKGQKGKPVGALFVVGDAGKTMNKSRPLSYNPFEKSHVHVGDPIVNVMLKEFSRLDGAFVISDSGKLVSAYRYLEPSAEGTDIPKGLGARHMAAGAITRDTSAVAIVLSESDGLVRAFKGGEIVLELDPEEY, from the coding sequence ATGGCTCGCCCAGCGGACCTTCTCGACGACATCCTCGACGACATCGACGCACTGTTCCTCTTCTCTCCGAGTGGATCGTACTACGAGCGCGCGCAGGCCATCGACGGCGTCGACGTGGTCGTGGTGTCTCCGGAGAACACAGTGAGCGCCGACCGCTTCGTGGAACTCCCAGTGGAGTTCAAGGACGTCCGTGAGCGCATCCGCTTTGGCGTCGAGGGAGCGCTCTCGGAGGGCGTCGTCGAGGACGGCGACGACGTAGCGTGCGCGGCGCCGTTGCTAGGAGAGAACATCGACATGGTGGTTCGGACCACGGTCGACGAGTCCGCCCACTCCGGCATCTACAATCTGTTCGCGCACTCTCGGGCGGACCCCGGCGTCATCCGTGACGTCTTCGAGGTCGCTATCGAACTCGGGAAGAAGGGACAGAAGGGCAAGCCGGTGGGCGCGCTGTTCGTCGTCGGTGACGCCGGGAAGACGATGAACAAGTCCCGGCCGCTGTCGTACAACCCCTTCGAGAAGAGCCACGTCCACGTCGGCGACCCCATCGTGAACGTGATGCTCAAGGAGTTCTCGCGGCTGGACGGCGCGTTCGTCATCTCTGATTCGGGGAAGCTCGTGAGCGCGTACCGCTACCTGGAGCCGTCCGCGGAGGGGACAGACATCCCGAAGGGACTGGGCGCACGACACATGGCGGCGGGCGCCATCACGCGGGACACGAGTGCGGTCGCAATCGTACTCTCGGAGTCAGACGGGCTGGTGCGGGCGTTCAAGGGCGGTGAGATCGTCCTCGAACTCGACCCGGAGGAGTACTGA